In Deltaproteobacteria bacterium, a single genomic region encodes these proteins:
- a CDS encoding zinc ribbon domain-containing protein, translating into MPIYEYQCTNCGREFEVMQKITDEPLQECKYCSGKLQRVISLTNFQLKGSGWYATDYKDKKGKREKTAQKSEGEKDKKPEDKD; encoded by the coding sequence GTGCCTATCTACGAGTATCAATGCACCAATTGTGGTCGGGAATTTGAGGTGATGCAGAAGATCACGGACGAACCACTACAAGAATGCAAATACTGTTCGGGGAAATTACAACGAGTCATCTCCCTCACCAATTTTCAATTGAAGGGGAGTGGCTGGTACGCCACAGATTATAAGGACAAAAAGGGCAAGAGAGAAAAAACAGCGCAAAAGAGTGAGGGGGAAAAGGACAAGAAACCCGAGGACAAAGATTAA
- a CDS encoding NAD+ synthase, giving the protein MRTIRIALAQINTTLGDLEGNAQKIVEGIQRAREMGVDLLAFPELAITGYPPEDLLLMPRFVQQNLEVLRKIVETARGLTVLVGFINKTDDIYNAAALIHDGELVDIYHKVSLPNYGVFDEDRYFQAGKEALIFELKGVKVGVSICEDIWHAGDPLKTETLVGDAEIVVNISASPFYAGKRGFRQQMISTRAMDNTAVIAYVNMVGGQDELVFDGNSMIVDQRGELIAQAHSLEEDFLVANLDVDMVFMTRLHDPRRRKEKLTFPSDHITLKTLSLTELKKEVDPLPALEKHQPIQYDNLGEVYRALVLGTRDYVQKNGFHEVLIGLSGGIDSSLVAAIAVDALERDNVTGVAMPSLYTAKESLDDAQRLADNLKIKLLRIPISSIFDSYLETLRPHFQGVKEDATEENIQARIRGNILMALSNRFGSLVLTTGNKSELSTGYCTLYGDMAGGFAVIKDCPKTLVSQLAGYKNKKEDKEVIPARIIQKEPSAELRPNQKDTDTLPPYNILDPILQAYVEEDKGADDVVGLGFSKEVVRDVIEKVDRNEYKRRQAPPGIKITPRALGKDRRLPITNRYRNF; this is encoded by the coding sequence ATGAGAACCATAAGGATCGCCTTGGCCCAGATCAACACCACATTGGGGGATCTAGAGGGAAACGCTCAGAAGATAGTAGAGGGGATCCAAAGGGCCAGAGAGATGGGGGTGGATCTGCTCGCCTTTCCTGAACTGGCCATCACGGGCTACCCCCCTGAGGACCTCCTCCTCATGCCCAGATTTGTCCAGCAAAACCTAGAGGTCCTGCGCAAGATAGTGGAGACCGCCAGGGGGCTCACTGTCTTGGTGGGCTTTATAAACAAAACGGACGACATCTATAATGCCGCGGCCCTGATCCACGATGGGGAACTGGTGGATATCTATCACAAGGTCTCTCTGCCCAATTACGGCGTCTTCGATGAGGACCGCTATTTTCAGGCGGGGAAAGAGGCGCTGATCTTTGAACTAAAGGGGGTGAAGGTAGGCGTGAGTATATGCGAGGATATATGGCACGCCGGTGACCCCCTGAAGACCGAGACCTTGGTCGGCGACGCCGAGATCGTGGTAAACATCTCTGCCTCCCCCTTCTACGCTGGCAAAAGGGGGTTCCGCCAACAGATGATCTCCACCCGGGCCATGGATAATACGGCAGTCATCGCATATGTCAATATGGTGGGGGGGCAAGATGAACTGGTCTTCGACGGCAACAGCATGATCGTCGATCAAAGGGGAGAATTGATCGCCCAGGCCCATTCTTTGGAGGAGGACTTTCTGGTAGCCAATTTAGACGTGGACATGGTCTTCATGACCAGGCTACATGATCCCCGCAGGAGAAAGGAAAAGCTCACCTTCCCCTCAGACCACATCACCTTGAAGACTTTGAGCCTGACCGAGCTGAAAAAAGAGGTAGATCCCCTTCCAGCCCTCGAAAAACACCAACCGATCCAGTACGATAACTTGGGGGAGGTCTATCGGGCCTTGGTGTTGGGGACCCGCGATTATGTCCAGAAAAATGGCTTCCATGAGGTGCTTATTGGACTCAGCGGGGGGATAGACTCCTCGTTGGTGGCCGCTATAGCCGTCGATGCCCTGGAAAGAGATAATGTCACAGGTGTGGCCATGCCCTCCCTCTATACCGCCAAGGAGAGCCTGGATGATGCCCAGAGGCTGGCCGATAACCTGAAGATAAAGTTGCTGAGGATCCCCATCTCCTCCATCTTTGACTCCTATCTGGAGACCTTAAGGCCCCACTTTCAAGGGGTGAAGGAGGATGCCACGGAAGAAAACATCCAGGCCAGGATCAGGGGAAACATCCTCATGGCCCTCTCCAACAGATTCGGCTCATTGGTCCTGACCACCGGCAACAAGAGTGAGCTCAGCACGGGCTACTGCACCCTCTACGGAGATATGGCCGGGGGATTCGCAGTGATAAAGGATTGTCCCAAGACCTTGGTCTCTCAGTTGGCGGGCTATAAGAACAAGAAGGAGGACAAGGAGGTCATCCCTGCCCGCATCATCCAGAAGGAGCCCTCGGCTGAACTGCGCCCCAACCAGAAGGATACCGACACCTTGCCTCCCTATAACATATTGGACCCCATCCTCCAGGCCTATGTGGAGGAGGACAAAGGGGCAGATGACGTAGTGGGCCTTGGCTTTTCCAAAGAGGTGGTCAGGGATGTCATCGAAAAGGTGGACCGCAACGAATATAAAAGGCGGCAGGCCCCGCCGGGGATCAAGATCACCCCCCGGGCCCTGGGCAAAGACAGGCGCCTCCCCATAACCAACAGGTATAGGAACTTTTAA
- a CDS encoding GDP-mannose 4,6-dehydratase, producing MKRVLVTGGAGFIGSHLCQRLLREGDGVVCLDNFDPFYDPAIKRRNIEEINSTKGDGEFQLVEGDIRDKGFLEDLFRRSSFDLIIHLAARAGVRPSIQHPILYEEVNVKGTLNLLEVCRDSGVLNLIFGSSSSVYGRNRKVPFSEDDRLEAMISPYAVTKRAGELFCYAYHCLFGLNVFCLRFFTVYGPCQRPEMVIHKFTRLIHQGERIPVYGDGTSRRDYTYIDDIIEGVMGAVRNLRGYDIFNLGESFTVPLRELISLLEDALGKEAEVEELPEQPGDVPITYADISKARRLLGYDPQVGIEEGIERFVRWFRDRGGEGSP from the coding sequence ATGAAGCGGGTCTTGGTCACTGGTGGGGCTGGTTTTATTGGTTCGCACCTCTGCCAGCGCCTCCTGCGGGAGGGGGATGGAGTTGTCTGCCTGGACAATTTCGACCCTTTTTACGACCCGGCGATAAAGAGAAGGAATATAGAGGAGATCAACTCAACCAAAGGGGACGGGGAATTTCAGTTGGTGGAGGGTGATATCAGGGACAAGGGGTTTCTGGAGGATCTGTTCAGGAGATCATCCTTTGATCTGATAATCCACCTGGCGGCCAGGGCGGGGGTGAGGCCCTCTATCCAGCATCCCATCCTCTATGAGGAGGTAAACGTCAAGGGGACGCTGAATCTCCTGGAGGTCTGTCGGGATTCCGGCGTCTTGAACCTCATCTTCGGTTCCTCCTCATCCGTCTATGGCAGAAACCGCAAGGTCCCCTTTTCCGAGGATGATAGATTGGAGGCGATGATCTCCCCTTATGCCGTGACAAAGAGGGCAGGGGAACTCTTCTGTTACGCCTACCATTGCCTCTTTGGGCTGAACGTCTTCTGTCTGAGGTTCTTCACTGTATATGGCCCCTGCCAGCGCCCTGAGATGGTCATCCACAAGTTCACCCGCCTCATCCACCAGGGGGAGAGAATCCCTGTTTACGGTGATGGTACATCGCGCCGGGATTATACCTACATCGATGATATCATTGAAGGGGTGATGGGGGCGGTGAGAAACCTGCGGGGCTATGACATCTTTAACCTGGGGGAATCCTTCACCGTCCCCTTGCGGGAGCTCATCTCCCTCTTGGAAGATGCCTTGGGCAAGGAGGCCGAGGTTGAGGAGTTACCCGAACAGCCCGGGGATGTCCCCATCACCTATGCCGATATCTCCAAGGCCCGACGCCTCCTGGGCTATGATCCCCAGGTGGGTATAGAGGAGGGGATTGAGAGGTTCGTGCGTTGGTTTAGGGATAGAGGCGGAGAGGGATCGCCTTAA
- a CDS encoding SIMPL domain-containing protein (The SIMPL domain is named for its presence in mouse protein SIMPL (signalling molecule that associates with mouse pelle-like kinase). Bacterial member BP26, from Brucella, was shown to assemble into a channel-like structure, while YggE from E. coli has been associated with resistance to oxidative stress.) produces MHGIMRRGVVVFVLILAFSFSACAADKPGPRLITVTGDAEVRVAPDEVILTFGVETWDKDLAIAKRQNDKWVQKVLALAKKYKIEPKHVQTDHISIEPRYKDGYTRENFIGYFVRKTIVFRLRDISKFEDLLSSALEAGANYVHGVQFRTTKLREYRDQARALAIRAAKEKAKDLAKELGQKIGKPHTIREEHSGWWHWYNSWWGSRWGGGRRMAQNVMQNVSGGPLETGSSIALGQISVNARVRVSFELK; encoded by the coding sequence ATGCATGGAATCATGAGAAGGGGTGTTGTTGTTTTTGTCCTCATTTTGGCTTTCTCATTTTCCGCTTGTGCAGCAGATAAGCCAGGGCCACGCCTCATTACCGTTACTGGTGATGCCGAGGTCAGGGTTGCTCCTGATGAGGTCATTCTTACCTTCGGAGTGGAGACATGGGATAAAGATCTTGCCATAGCGAAAAGGCAAAATGACAAATGGGTACAGAAGGTCCTTGCTCTGGCCAAGAAGTACAAAATAGAACCAAAACATGTTCAGACAGACCACATCAGCATTGAACCACGGTATAAAGATGGGTATACACGCGAAAACTTCATCGGTTATTTTGTACGAAAGACAATCGTTTTTCGATTGAGAGATATCTCTAAGTTTGAAGATCTTCTCAGCAGTGCTCTCGAAGCCGGTGCCAACTATGTTCATGGAGTCCAGTTTCGGACTACAAAACTCCGCGAGTATCGTGACCAAGCACGTGCCCTTGCGATCAGGGCTGCCAAGGAAAAGGCAAAAGATTTGGCCAAGGAGCTTGGACAAAAGATAGGCAAGCCTCACACCATTCGTGAGGAACATTCTGGTTGGTGGCATTGGTATAATAGCTGGTGGGGGTCACGGTGGGGAGGTGGAAGGAGAATGGCCCAAAATGTAATGCAAAATGTCAGTGGAGGTCCTTTGGAAACCGGAAGTAGTATTGCCCTTGGTCAGATCAGTGTCAACGCAAGGGTCAGAGTAAGTTTTGAACTTAAATAG
- a CDS encoding methylglyoxal synthase: MDKVRKTLIAVLTSHDSVRKNNELACLFEELYNNNKKRLSEFHFFFTGGTFSRLVLGKDTEVPPRRDLKPIRKDVSNFIKSNATVLPDRKKGGVTILANLIVQRQCSIIWPFLSPITVHWLNPEHLAMMRLCDLWNAKRLMNAESVRAWFRDEAKRDIRRNPQEIPLKIALGTPEADNPWPEAELEYNKKYYKVRSPKRERHSEEFWTTQFEKQTIALIAHDAMKSRMVDFAIQYENELSKFRYILATGTTGQDVENACKKLRELNKVRRCLSGIKGGDIEIATEILFGRCHIVVFFVDPLHPHAHTDDIRVVFSACMAEIENNDVRMLTNEVQAREWIEEAVRRRSI; this comes from the coding sequence ATGGATAAAGTTAGAAAAACACTGATTGCAGTCCTTACGAGCCATGACAGTGTCAGAAAAAATAACGAGTTGGCTTGCCTATTCGAGGAACTTTACAATAACAACAAGAAAAGGTTGAGCGAGTTTCACTTTTTCTTCACTGGAGGCACTTTCAGTCGTTTAGTGCTCGGAAAGGATACAGAGGTTCCGCCCAGACGAGACCTAAAACCTATAAGAAAAGACGTAAGCAACTTTATAAAATCCAATGCAACAGTTCTGCCTGATCGAAAGAAGGGTGGTGTAACGATTTTGGCTAACCTAATTGTACAACGTCAATGTAGTATTATTTGGCCTTTTTTGAGCCCGATTACAGTACACTGGCTCAACCCGGAGCATCTTGCCATGATGCGGCTTTGTGATCTATGGAATGCTAAGCGATTAATGAATGCTGAATCTGTAAGGGCTTGGTTTCGTGACGAGGCCAAAAGGGACATTAGACGAAACCCTCAAGAAATACCGTTGAAGATAGCTTTGGGCACCCCTGAGGCAGATAACCCTTGGCCTGAGGCAGAACTTGAATATAACAAGAAATATTACAAAGTTAGATCACCAAAACGTGAGAGGCACTCTGAAGAGTTTTGGACCACGCAGTTTGAAAAACAGACAATAGCATTGATTGCCCATGATGCGATGAAAAGCCGGATGGTTGATTTTGCTATTCAATATGAAAATGAGTTAAGTAAGTTCCGGTATATTTTAGCAACCGGAACCACAGGGCAAGATGTCGAAAACGCTTGTAAGAAGCTACGCGAACTCAATAAAGTCAGGAGGTGCCTATCTGGGATAAAAGGCGGGGATATTGAGATTGCGACAGAAATCCTGTTTGGTCGGTGCCATATTGTTGTCTTTTTCGTTGATCCGTTGCACCCACATGCACATACTGATGATATACGTGTAGTTTTTAGTGCTTGTATGGCTGAAATCGAGAATAATGATGTCCGAATGCTCACAAACGAAGTACAAGCAAGAGAATGGATAGAGGAAGCTGTTCGACGTCGCAGCATCTAA
- a CDS encoding DUF86 domain-containing protein, whose amino-acid sequence MDLPKNSIRGVKMKLLENILRFENHFENAKKLTEKDIADYLVYNTLAMECFQAVNALIEIGEYIVTKKRFGFPSTYREIFELLHRNQMMVDEIFNATKRLMFLRNLIAHEYYKIKEDELAEIVKLLDIVKDFVQKAKEVEK is encoded by the coding sequence ATGGATTTACCAAAGAATAGCATCAGAGGTGTTAAGATGAAGCTTTTGGAAAACATTCTTAGATTTGAGAACCACTTTGAGAATGCAAAAAAATTGACTGAGAAAGATATTGCGGATTATCTTGTATATAACACACTTGCCATGGAATGTTTTCAGGCTGTGAATGCGCTTATTGAAATTGGGGAATACATAGTCACCAAGAAGCGATTTGGCTTTCCGTCAACTTACAGGGAAATATTTGAGCTGCTTCATCGAAACCAGATGATGGTGGATGAAATATTCAATGCTACAAAAAGGCTGATGTTTTTAAGAAATCTGATAGCTCACGAATACTATAAAATTAAAGAGGATGAACTTGCGGAGATAGTTAAATTGTTAGATATTGTAAAAGATTTTGTTCAAAAAGCTAAGGAGGTAGAGAAATGA
- a CDS encoding nucleotidyltransferase domain-containing protein: protein MRNFSIKTISDADILEGLLEKIVEQIKTCSKAVAVFLFGSYAKDTEKPLSDVDIAVILKNPDPEAEAEIGSLYSQEIDVVLFHRLPVHIQFEVLKYGREIFSRDEEYLFEKKLEVLRNYLETSWIYQRIASEVLR, encoded by the coding sequence ATGAGGAATTTCTCAATCAAAACAATATCCGATGCGGATATACTCGAAGGATTGTTGGAGAAGATAGTGGAGCAGATAAAAACCTGTTCCAAAGCAGTAGCAGTATTTCTCTTTGGTTCTTATGCAAAAGATACAGAAAAACCATTATCTGATGTGGACATAGCAGTAATTCTGAAGAATCCTGATCCTGAAGCAGAGGCTGAAATCGGAAGCCTATATTCCCAAGAAATTGATGTTGTGCTCTTCCACCGTCTTCCAGTTCATATCCAGTTTGAAGTCTTAAAATATGGAAGAGAGATCTTCAGTAGAGATGAGGAATATCTCTTTGAGAAAAAATTGGAAGTTTTGAGGAATTACTTGGAGACTTCATGGATTTACCAAAGAATAGCATCAGAGGTGTTAAGATGA